A single region of the Tigriopus californicus strain San Diego chromosome 8, Tcal_SD_v2.1, whole genome shotgun sequence genome encodes:
- the LOC131885901 gene encoding NHL repeat-containing protein 2-like: MNTPSTSSFGNMEEKLFDLLGKGFELDNQITSNPEKKKQLTHDYLNDINIVFASGFELPAMDPSWTWFNVEEPLTFDHFKYRIVILDFFTYCCINCMHILPDLEKLEGIFGTDQVLIIGVHSAKFENEKIDGNIQNAIKRYGIHHPVVNDRQAKWWNQLQISCWPTLMILSPALRPLKMFMGEGHLDKVRYFVEEAMHFFNMSDSSTPPKRLPPPSCLGQVVSSTFLKYPGKISLWKDKILISDSGHHRLVVINRSGLVEQVIGSGVKGFQDGHLTSAQFSSPQGGIFIKNHLIIVADTENHSLRQIDLASKTVTTLAGNGQQGRDLSGGKNGPGQLLASPWDLCLGSSPKALETGELDTLFVAMAGTHQIWGLSLEDSSWWKGVSRKQGDIFAVAGSGVEENRNTSYPNKAGFAQPSGITFSSKLQSLYVADSESSSIRSLCLKTGTVKNVCGGSRDPTDLFAFGDKDGSSVDVRLQHPLGLVMNQSQDTLFVADSYNHKVKAVTHVTGKKAECQTIADISGLDEPAGMAFDPDTQELLIADTNHHTLKVYNVNTKVIRDITVHTSDETDFTTSVPVLKLRGNYDFKLQKDILFRTTEATIAIKITTILDSALKLNQDAPSHWKLVLPEGWHCASGLKGSFQADPLPVDLIVSPQSRPGPIYVEVNAYLCHKSDGLCLSKSALIELNAEQCDNPAMHTKSLALAIHL, translated from the coding sequence ATGAACACACCCTCGACCTCTAGCTTCGGAAACATGGAGGAAAAACTCTTTGACCTTCTTGGAAAAGGGTTTGAATTGGACAATCAAATCACTTCCAATcccgagaagaagaagcaactTACGCACGACTACTTGAACGATATTAACATTGTATTTGCGTCTGGATTTGAGCTTCCAGCCATGGATCCTTCTTGGACGTGGTTCAATGTCGAGGAACCTCTTACCTTTGACCATTTCAAGTACCGCATTGTCATCCTTGACTTCTTCACCTATTGCTGCATTAACTGTATGCATATTCTACCAGACTTGGAGAAATTGGAGGGCATTTTCGGCACTGACCAAGTGCTCATCATTGGTGTGCATAGTGCCAAGTTTGAAAACGAGAAGATCGATGGGAACATTCAAAACGCCATCAAGAGGTACGGCATCCATCATCCCGTGGTGAACGATCGCCAAGCCAAGTGGTGGAATCAACTTCAGATCTCGTGTTGGCCAACTCTCATGATTTTGAGTCCAGCCTTAAGACCCTTGAAAATGTTCATGGGCGAAGGTCATTTGGACAAAGTCCGATATTTTGTGGAGGAAGCCATGCACTTTTTCAACATGTCGGACAGCTCCACTCCTCCTAAACGCCTTCCTCCGCCTTCATGCTTGGGTCAAGTGGTTTCATCTACGTTTTTGAAATATCCCGGCAAAATTTCGTTGTGGAAGGACAAGATATTGATCTCTGATTCGGGACACCATCGACTTGTGGTCATTAACCGATCCGGATTGGTTGAGCAAGTTATTGGTTCGGGTGTTAAAGGTTTTCAAGATGGACATCTGACCTCAGCCCAATTCTCCTCGCCCCAAGGTgggattttcatcaaaaaccaCCTGATTATCGTGGCAGACACGGAAAACCATTCGTTGAGACAAATTGATCTCGCCTCGAAAACAGTAACTACTTTGGCCGGAAATGGGCAGCAAGGGAGAGATTTGAGCGGTGGCAAAAATGGACCAGGGCAATTGCTGGCGTCTCCATGGGACCTTTGCTTGGGATCCTCTCCGAAGGCTCTGGAGACTGGGGAGCTAGATACTCTATTTGTGGCCATGGCTGGGACTCACCAAATTTGGGGGTTATCCCTCGAGGATTCATCGTGGTGGAAGGGTGTTTCTAGAAAGCAAGGTGACATCTTTGCTGTGGCTGGCTCGGGTGTGGAGGAGAATAGAAATACTTCTTATCCCAACAAGGCCGGTTTTGCTCAACCCTCTGGCATCACGTTCAGTTCTAAGCTTCAGAGCCTTTATGTAGCCGATAGCGAAAGCTCGTCCATCCGCAGTTTGTGTCTCAAAACCGGAACAGTGAAGAATGTTTGCGGAGGAAGTCGGGATCCGACGGACCTGTTTGCTTTTGGCGACAAAGACGGCTCAAGCGTCGATGTTCGATTACAGCATCCTTTGGGTCTAGTCATGAATCAATCCCAAGACACTCTGTTCGTGGCTGACTCATACAATCATAAAGTGAAGGCTGTTACCCATGTGACAGGAAAAAAAGCCGAGTGCCAAACTATCGCGGACATATCTGGGCTCGACGAACCCGCAGGAATGGCCTTTGATCCTGACACCCAAGAATTACTAATTGCTGACACCAACCATCACACTCTTAAGGTTTACAATGTCAATACCAAAGTAATCAGAGATATAACAGTTCACACAAGTGACGAGACAGATTTCACGACCTCTGTGCCTGTCCTCAAACTTCGAGGCAACTACGATTTCAAGCTCCAAAAAGATATCTTATTTCGAACAACTGAGGCTACCATTGCCATCAAAATAACCACCATACTCGATTCAGCCTTAAAACTCAACCAAGATGCACCAAGTCATTGGAAACTTGTCCTCCCCGAAGGGTGGCATTGTGCGAGTGGCTTGAAAGGGTCCTTTCAAGCAGACCCTTTGCCCGTGGATCTCATCGTTTCTCCCCAATCCCGACCTGGTCCAATCTATGTGGAAGTCAATGCCTATTTGTGTCACAAGAGTGACGGACTTTGCCTTAGCAAGAGTGCTTTGATCGAGCTGAATGCCGAGCAATGTGACAATCCTGCGATGCACACGAAGTCATTGGCATTGGCCATCCACTTGTAA
- the LOC131885902 gene encoding methyltransferase-like protein 25B: protein MAFCTHLNKEDIGRHVQLCLDLLHQYQWFVDSYVLDFFVDDHWKRIPKTWQHWLKVSDAKDLAQWLDVGRPLKTSYPVPLSLLALRKAQEVLSLGRNPLENPAPIAEFLDLKPSDPTSNSWNTFQDEFSAKNQTGKTLLHVFRKHIKPKKQHEISRMAQVSDIVSRKCHDEKNVIDIGSGMGHLARLLSYTHKFNVSCVDIETDFTASAIKFDQDLRKSLEKRQNSHDQDSPKFRGPSHVTFRLDPEMDITELEEKLASKFNHEDTSFTYGIVGLHTCGDLGPLLIKLFVESPGCVFVQSVGCCYMKLNHCYPLSTFLANQPWHQFSYVNQELSCHALEMYIAKLQEEAHTKLKTHCYRANLELMISKKCPKARKSALKTVSRAHELEFETYVNRATAGMPFQFGLEDFQEVQGNLKNWWEVVTFYSLRLSFAPIIETVQLLDRALYLLENGHECALLPIFDPFLSPRNHVLIATK from the coding sequence atggccttttgcaCCCACTTGAATAAAGAGGATATCGGGAGGCATGTTCAGCTTTGTCTGGATCTCTTACATCAGTATCAGTGGTTCGTGGACTCGTACgttcttgacttttttgtcGACGATCATTGGAAGAGGATCCCAAAGACTTGGCAGCATTGGCTCAAAGTCTCTGACGCCAAGGACTTGGCACAATGGTTGGACGTGGGTCGACCCCTGAAAACTTCTTATCCTGTTCCTTTGTctcttttggccttgagaAAAGCTCAAGAAGTACTCTCCCTTGGAAGGAATCCGTTGGAAAATCCCGCTCCAATCGCAGAGTTCCTTGATCTTAAACCTTCCGATCCCACTTCGAATTCGTGGAATACATTTCAAGACGAATTTTCTGCCAAGAATCAGACTGGGAAGACCCTTCTCCATGTCTTTCGAAAACACATCAAGCCCAAAAAGCAACACGAGATCTCCAGGATGGCTCAAGTCAGCGATATTGTGTCAAGAAAGTGCCATGATGAAAAGAATGTGATAGACATCGGCTCAGGCATGGGCCATCTGGCCCGACTCTTAAGTTATACCCATAAGTTCAATGTCTCCTGTGTTGATATTGAGACAGATTTCACGGCATCTGCCATTAAGTTTGACCAAGATCTCAGGAAGAGCCTCGAGAAGCGACAAAACAGCCACGACCAAGACAGTCCAAAGTTTCGAGGCCCCAGTCACGTGACATTTCGATTAGACCCAGAGATGGACATCACAGAACTAGAAGAGAAACTTGCCTCGAAATTCAACCATGAAGACACGTCTTTCACATATGGTATTGTTGGCCTCCACACCTGCGGGGATTTGGGACCATTGCTGATCAAACTGTTCGTGGAAAGTCCCGGATGCGTTTTCGTTCAATCTGTGGGATGTTGTTACATGAAGTTGAATCATTGTTACCCGCTCAGTACGTTTTTAGCAAATCAACCCTGGCATCAGTTCTCCTATGTGAACCAAGAGCTCTCGTGCCATGCTTTGGAAATGTACATTGCCAAACTCCAAGAAGAAGCCCACACGAAGTTGAAGACCCATTGTTATCGGGCCAATCTGGAGCTAATGATcagcaaaaaatgtccaaaagctCGAAAGTCTGCCTTGAAAACTGTATCCAGAGCTCACGAATTAGAATTTGAAACTTACGTCAATCGAGCCACTGCTGGAATGCCGTttcaatttggccttgaagacTTTCAAGAGGTCCAAGGTAATCTGAAAAATTGGTGGGAAGTTGTAACTTTCTACTCGTTGCGGTTGTCCTTTGCGCCAATCATTGAAACCGTTCAACTTCTAGACAGGGCTTTGTATTTACttgaaaatggtcatgagTGTGCTCTCCTTCCTATTTTTGATCCATTCCTATCGCCCAGGAATCATGTACTGATTGCCACGAAATAG